In the genome of uncultured Paludibaculum sp., the window GGCCTCGCAGGTACTGCGCGTAGGCGGCCGGAGCTCCGGTCTCGCCGGCCTGCACGGCTCCGCTGGCTTCCGAGGAAAGACGCAGCTCCAACAGGTCAATCACGCCGGAGACCGCGCCGTCGCGTAGCGCCAGCAGGTTGCCGGCATCCAGAATGATGCTGCGCGAGGACAGTTGACGCAGCGTTTGGGCATTGATGAGATTCAACGTGCATTCGACACGGGAGCCGGTCTGCTGCGCACTGCCGGAGATCACGAGATTCGCACCATAGATCTTGCGGGCGTCCTCGGCGCTGGCGATCTTGCGTGCCCGGACCTCGCTCGCCGGCACGACGGTGAGCTTGCCCTGGAACTGCTCTAACTGGCTCAGCTTGGCGGTGATGGTCTCGGTGAGGCCATCGGTGAGCGCGCGCAGGGGCTGCTCCGGTCCGATGACCGTCAGCGGCAGGACCACTACTTCCTTCTGTTCCGGCACGCGCGACGGCAGCCAGCGCCAGATGATTCCCGCGGCCACGGCCAGCAGCAGTACGGCCGCGATGATCCAACCGCGATAGCGCCGGCGCGGCGGCGGCATGGCGGTGCGGTCGAGTGTGACCGTCGGCTGCGGGGAGGACTGTCCGTTCTGAAGCTGCCGGAGCCGCTCCATCACCTCCGCGGCGGACTGGCAGCGGCTGGCCGGATCCTTGGCCAGGAGTCTCAGGACCAGCGCGTCCAAGGCCGGAGGCACCTCGGGCCGCAGCTCGGAAGGCGGCTTCGGCGCGTCATTGACGATGGCATAGAGCGTCGCAAGCTCGCTGTCGCGGCGGAACGGCAGAACGCCGGTCAGCATCTCGTAGAGGACGACGCCCAGCGACCACAGGTCCGTCCGGTGGTCGATTGCGGCTCCGGATGCCTGCTCGGGCGACACATAGGCAGGTGTACCGACGAAACCACCGGTGCGCGTAAGACGGCTGGAGTCGGCACGCAGCGCCAGGCCGAAATCAAGGATGCAGGGCTGGCCGGAAGGCCCCTCGACGATGTTCGAGCTCTTGATGTCGCGGTGGATCACGCCCTGCCGGTGGGCGGCATCGAGCCCGCTGGCAATCTGGATGGCGATCTCCGAGGCCCGGCCGATCGGCAACGGCCCCTCCTTCAACAGCGACCGTAGCGTGGGGCCCTCCACCAGAGCCATGACGAAGAACAGGCGCCCATTCTCCTCGTCGACCTCAAAGATGGGGCAGATGTTCGGGTGGTGCACCTGGGCGGCCGACTGCGCCTCGCGCAGGAATCGCTCGCGCTCGGCCTCAGTGCATGCTTCGCCGGACAGGACCTTCAGCGCGACAGTGCGGTGGAGACGCGTGTCCTCCGCCCGATAGACCACACCCATGCCGCCTTCGCCGAGTTTGCCGGTGATGCGGTAGTGAGAGAGGGTGCTGCCAATCATGGGTCACAATCTGGGAACTTATGTGATTTCCTTGCGGGCGGCGGCCATCAGGGTCAATGTGCTCTCGAGCGTTTGCGCGGCCGGCGTCATGATGCCGGCGGCAGCGAGCGCTCCCGACAGCCTGCTGGCCTGATGGGTGTAACCGAGAATCTTCAGCAAACGCGGCGGATGGGAAAGCCCGGCCAGGGGTACGCGGATCGTCTGTTCGCCGGCCGCGGCGGCGACAGCACACTGTGGCAGACCGTCGACAATGCACTCCAGCCGGTCGAGGTTCCCAGCGGTGAGTTTGACGGTCAGGTGGTCCTTTTTCGCCGCCACATCCAGGATCCGC includes:
- a CDS encoding serine/threonine-protein kinase, which encodes MIGSTLSHYRITGKLGEGGMGVVYRAEDTRLHRTVALKVLSGEACTEAERERFLREAQSAAQVHHPNICPIFEVDEENGRLFFVMALVEGPTLRSLLKEGPLPIGRASEIAIQIASGLDAAHRQGVIHRDIKSSNIVEGPSGQPCILDFGLALRADSSRLTRTGGFVGTPAYVSPEQASGAAIDHRTDLWSLGVVLYEMLTGVLPFRRDSELATLYAIVNDAPKPPSELRPEVPPALDALVLRLLAKDPASRCQSAAEVMERLRQLQNGQSSPQPTVTLDRTAMPPPRRRYRGWIIAAVLLLAVAAGIIWRWLPSRVPEQKEVVVLPLTVIGPEQPLRALTDGLTETITAKLSQLEQFQGKLTVVPASEVRARKIASAEDARKIYGANLVISGSAQQTGSRVECTLNLINAQTLRQLSSRSIILDAGNLLALRDGAVSGVIDLLELRLSSEASGAVQAGETGAPAAYAQYLRGRGYLARYDVPGNIDLALASLQDAVKQDPNYALAHAALAEAYWWKAKLTSDRHWADRALEYGEKAVKLNPVWSWLVSSWARSTATAAGLATPFANT